The Candidatus Sericytochromatia bacterium genome contains the following window.
AGGCGCTGGGGCTCAAGCGGCTGCCACTCGACAATCCCTATGCGGCGCCGGCCGGCGCGATCGTGGTGGTGCGTCCCGGCGCCCCGGGCACGGGGCATCCGGTGGCCGGCGACATTGCGGTGGCCGATGGTCAGGGCCGCTTTTTCAATGGCGGTGAGATGAGCTACGGGGGCCCCGGACGCTTTCCGCCCGGCAATAATTACGTTCTCGGCATCTACGTTCCGGCTTGAATGGGGTGCTTGAATTTATGGTTAAATAGTGGTTAAATATCCCCGGACCTGGTCACCTCCGCCTCGCTGTCCGAGGCCTGGGACGGGCCATCTCGCGGGGGATATGCACCATGCTGGAGTCCTCGACTCAGTTTCGCCCTGGCGCCTCGGCGCGTCCCCGCCTGGCGCGTGATGTCACCGAGGCGCTCGGCCAGGTTCCGCTGCTCCGTCTCAACCGCCTGGGCCAGGCATGTGAGGCCCATGAACTGTTCCTCAAGCTTGAAGCGTGCAACCCAGGCGGCAGCATCAAGGAAAAGAATGCCGCCTTCCTGATCAAGGAAGCCGAGGAAAGTGGCTTGTTGCCCCCGGGGGGCACGATCGTCGAGTCGAGTTCGGGCAATTTTGGCATTGGACTGGCCATGGTCGGCGCGGCCCGCGGGTACCGCGTGATCATCGTGGTCGATGCCAAGACCGCTCCCCCGATGCGTCGCATGCTGAAGGCCTATGGGGCGGAGCTGGTGGACGTGCCGCTCTCCGAGGCGGATGCCAACGGTTCGATGCAGGTGGCCCGCATGAGCAAGGCCCGCGCACTGGCGCAGGAACTGCCCGACGCCTGGTATCCCTGTCAGCACCTCAATCCCTTGAATCCCGAGGCTCACGCCCTGCACACGGCCCGAGAGATCGAGGCCGCCTTCGATGGCGCCCCCGACGTGATCGTGGTGGGGCTCAGCACGGCCGGACAGCTGGCCGGGATTGCGCGCTATTTTCGGCGCTGGTATGCCGGCGTTCGGCTGGTCGGAGTGGATGTGGCGGGTTCAGCCATTCTGGGGACGCCGCGCCACCCTT
Protein-coding sequences here:
- a CDS encoding cysteine synthase family protein encodes the protein MLESSTQFRPGASARPRLARDVTEALGQVPLLRLNRLGQACEAHELFLKLEACNPGGSIKEKNAAFLIKEAEESGLLPPGGTIVESSSGNFGIGLAMVGAARGYRVIIVVDAKTAPPMRRMLKAYGAELVDVPLSEADANGSMQVARMSKARALAQELPDAWYPCQHLNPLNPEAHALHTAREIEAAFDGAPDVIVVGLSTAGQLAGIARYFRRWYAGVRLVGVDVAGSAILGTPRHPYKMTGLGLSFAPPNYDPRVLDAAYSVPDDLAFSVCHALARREGLLLGASTGAIVAAGLAFASLLEGRQKVVMLNPDRGDRYLETVYDPSWLRESGIEILEEASLEAAIAALDPVPRLQMLAAGPASL